In the genome of Pan troglodytes isolate AG18354 chromosome 15, NHGRI_mPanTro3-v2.0_pri, whole genome shotgun sequence, one region contains:
- the CFL2 gene encoding cofilin-2 isoform X2 produces the protein MASGVTVNDEVIKVFNDMKVRKSSTQEEIKKRKKAVLFCLSDDKRQIIVEEAKQILVGDIGDTVEDPYTSFVKLLPLNDCRYALYDATYETKESKKEDLVFIFWAPESAPLKSKMIYASSKDAIKKKFTGIKHEWQVNGLDDIKDRSTLGEKLGGNVVVSLEGKPL, from the exons ATG GCTTCTGGAGTTACAGTGAATGATGAAGTCATCAAAGTTTTTAATGATATGAAAGTAAGGAAATCTTCTACACAAGAGGagatcaaaaagagaaagaaagcagttCTCTTCTGTTTAAGCGATGacaaaagacaaataattgtAGAGGAAGCAAAGCAGATCTTGGTGGGTGACATTGGTGATACTGTAGAGGACCCCTACACATCTTTTGTGAAGTTGCTACCTCTGAATGATTGCCGATATGCTTTGTACGATGCCACATACGAAACAAAAGAGTCTAAGAAAGAAGACCTAGTATTTATATTCTG ggcTCCTGAAAGTGCACCTTTAAAAAGCAAGATGATTTATGCTAGCTCTAAAGAtgccattaaaaagaaatttacag gtattAAACATGAGTGGCAAGTAAATGGCTTGGATGATATTAAGGACCGTTCGACACTTGGAGAGAAATTGGGAGGCAATGTAGTAGTTTCACTTGAAGGAAAACCATTATAA
- the CFL2 gene encoding cofilin-2 isoform X3, with product MKVRKSSTQEEIKKRKKAVLFCLSDDKRQIIVEEAKQILVGDIGDTVEDPYTSFVKLLPLNDCRYALYDATYETKESKKEDLVFIFWAPESAPLKSKMIYASSKDAIKKKFTGIKHEWQVNGLDDIKDRSTLGEKLGGNVVVSLEGKPL from the exons ATGAAAGTAAGGAAATCTTCTACACAAGAGGagatcaaaaagagaaagaaagcagttCTCTTCTGTTTAAGCGATGacaaaagacaaataattgtAGAGGAAGCAAAGCAGATCTTGGTGGGTGACATTGGTGATACTGTAGAGGACCCCTACACATCTTTTGTGAAGTTGCTACCTCTGAATGATTGCCGATATGCTTTGTACGATGCCACATACGAAACAAAAGAGTCTAAGAAAGAAGACCTAGTATTTATATTCTG ggcTCCTGAAAGTGCACCTTTAAAAAGCAAGATGATTTATGCTAGCTCTAAAGAtgccattaaaaagaaatttacag gtattAAACATGAGTGGCAAGTAAATGGCTTGGATGATATTAAGGACCGTTCGACACTTGGAGAGAAATTGGGAGGCAATGTAGTAGTTTCACTTGAAGGAAAACCATTATAA